In Promicromonospora sp. Populi, one genomic interval encodes:
- a CDS encoding carbohydrate ABC transporter permease: MPGRRPPSRRVSAAGWSFIAPFLVTFAFVFLAPVVYSLYLSLFRDQLMGGNQFVGLTNYTAALTDPRFWEGAGRVFLFLVVQVPIMLAVALAAALAIDSGRLFGKRFTRIALFVPYAVPGVVAVLMWGFLYGERIGMVGWLNETLGSQVLAPLSKEWILVAIGNIVTWEFAGYNMLILYSALRTVPGELYEAAAIDGAGQWRVIGSVKLPALRGALVIATIFSIIGSFQLFNEPNILQDIAPTLISSSYTPNIYAYNLSFRGQQVNYAATVAIIMGVLTAVIAYVVQLRGTRRDD, translated from the coding sequence GTGCCTGGTCGCCGCCCTCCGAGCCGCCGCGTCTCCGCGGCGGGCTGGTCTTTCATCGCGCCCTTTCTGGTCACGTTCGCCTTTGTGTTCCTCGCCCCGGTGGTCTACTCGCTGTACCTGAGCCTGTTCCGCGACCAGCTCATGGGCGGGAACCAGTTCGTGGGGCTGACCAACTACACCGCCGCGCTGACCGACCCGAGGTTCTGGGAGGGCGCCGGTCGCGTCTTCCTGTTCCTCGTGGTGCAGGTGCCGATCATGCTGGCGGTCGCCCTGGCCGCCGCGCTCGCGATCGACAGCGGCCGGCTGTTCGGCAAGCGGTTCACTCGTATCGCGCTCTTTGTGCCCTACGCGGTGCCCGGCGTGGTGGCAGTACTCATGTGGGGCTTCCTGTACGGCGAGCGGATCGGGATGGTCGGCTGGCTCAACGAGACGCTGGGCTCGCAGGTGCTCGCCCCGCTCTCCAAGGAGTGGATCCTCGTCGCGATCGGCAACATCGTGACCTGGGAGTTCGCGGGCTACAACATGCTCATCCTGTACTCGGCGCTGCGCACCGTGCCCGGCGAGCTGTACGAGGCGGCGGCCATCGACGGTGCGGGGCAGTGGCGGGTCATCGGCTCGGTGAAGCTGCCGGCCCTCCGCGGGGCCCTCGTGATCGCCACGATCTTCTCGATCATCGGCAGCTTCCAGCTCTTCAACGAGCCCAACATCCTGCAGGACATCGCGCCGACGCTCATCTCGTCGTCGTACACCCCCAACATCTATGCCTACAACCTCAGCTTCCGGGGGCAGCAGGTCAACTACGCGGCGACCGTCGCGATCATCATGGGCGTGCTGACCGCGGTGATCGCCTACGTCGTCCAGCTCCGCGGCACCAGGAGGGACGACTGA